One segment of Dolichospermum sp. DET69 DNA contains the following:
- a CDS encoding tetratricopeptide repeat protein, whose amino-acid sequence MENTGESISSNTVRRILTKQNVEEYAIKLLFKTLNIPYKHNVDVILAVKDISNAKSCHQDFFPVENKHSNFFGRDDDLARLNTLINQHQKMIVIQAPGGLGKTTLARQYLDNQGFDLVLSLEMAREAENITSVESVVEEWLKQYFEEEPGREFGITLARLKKHLQNRQVGILIDSLEPALDKHGRFIQNHSRYLELFRVLADATVQSFTIITSRERLFDDRIDIIYHYYLSELGVSAWQEFLAFHEVKIDISLLEEMHIKYGGNAKAMNILLGSIETDYEGDATAYWQENCTLVEPGLKNLVVNQFNRLQSLNPNAYKLLCRLGCYRYQDIPQVTEDALLALLWHIPDQQKCIYIIRSLKNLRLFEFAKGKYWLHTVIKEESIKRLKSSQEWEEVNRKAAEFWRGSVKNIRTMEDAKKAFEAYYHYECIHDFEQAGYIIIQRRNGCWSFDEMLAFSYYRMGALTQVISILNLLKEKIKSEYLLASIYSIEGIINLVLGNMNIALNYLNQSLAMANCILNDFENNQIDISYDEIVLLIVKNQIHLSFYYIDIWELEAAINILEPTKSWIENIIQKGDKNLKLKIEKYQVTVWLHLALLYSYFNTEEKYILPQSLVKKVYYSLFTGIFAEIVYYIILNLETLLINAGLETEVNFCKWRKIYALLKLGLIYKNLGNIKKSFKIYNAAIEFSQAESSYGWIESAQELNYNSHYNPLVAKALTGLAELYRIQDNFEEALFKHSQSIEIFHKISGNRCDLAEAYFQLGLTYQKMGDFKNSQINFDEAIILFTVAAAPQQVEKVEREKKTLKSGGL is encoded by the coding sequence ATGGAAAATACTGGTGAAAGTATAAGTAGTAATACGGTTCGTAGAATTTTAACAAAGCAGAATGTTGAAGAGTATGCAATTAAATTACTATTTAAGACATTAAACATCCCATACAAGCACAACGTAGATGTTATTCTAGCTGTAAAAGATATAAGTAATGCGAAGAGTTGCCATCAAGACTTCTTTCCTGTTGAGAACAAACATTCTAATTTTTTTGGGAGAGACGATGACTTAGCAAGACTTAATACTCTAATCAATCAACATCAAAAAATGATTGTTATTCAGGCACCAGGAGGACTAGGTAAAACAACTTTAGCTAGACAATACTTAGATAATCAAGGGTTTGATTTAGTTTTATCCCTAGAAATGGCTAGGGAGGCAGAGAACATCACTAGCGTTGAAAGCGTAGTTGAAGAATGGCTGAAACAATACTTTGAAGAAGAACCAGGCAGGGAATTTGGTATTACACTCGCAAGATTAAAAAAACACTTGCAAAATCGCCAAGTCGGGATATTAATTGATAGCTTAGAACCTGCACTAGATAAACATGGTAGGTTCATTCAAAATCATAGTCGTTATCTAGAATTATTCAGGGTTTTAGCTGATGCAACTGTGCAGTCATTTACGATAATTACTAGTAGAGAACGTTTATTTGATGACCGTATTGATATAATTTATCATTATTATTTAAGTGAATTAGGTGTATCAGCGTGGCAAGAATTTTTGGCATTTCACGAAGTTAAGATTGATATTTCTTTACTAGAAGAAATGCACATAAAATATGGGGGTAATGCCAAAGCTATGAATATCTTGCTTGGGTCAATAGAAACAGATTATGAAGGGGATGCAACTGCTTATTGGCAAGAAAATTGTACTTTGGTGGAACCAGGATTAAAAAATTTAGTTGTTAATCAATTTAACCGATTGCAAAGTTTAAATCCAAATGCTTATAAGTTACTGTGTCGGTTAGGATGTTATCGCTATCAGGATATACCACAAGTGACTGAAGATGCCTTACTAGCTTTGCTGTGGCATATTCCTGACCAGCAAAAGTGTATCTATATAATTAGATCTTTAAAAAATTTGCGTTTGTTTGAATTTGCCAAGGGCAAGTATTGGCTGCATACAGTGATTAAAGAAGAGAGCATAAAAAGGTTAAAATCAAGTCAAGAATGGGAGGAAGTTAACCGAAAAGCAGCCGAATTTTGGAGAGGTAGTGTGAAAAACATTCGCACCATGGAGGATGCGAAGAAAGCTTTTGAAGCTTATTATCATTATGAATGTATTCATGACTTTGAACAAGCTGGATATATAATTATTCAACGAAGAAATGGTTGCTGGTCATTTGATGAAATGCTGGCTTTTTCTTACTATCGAATGGGAGCATTAACACAAGTAATATCTATACTGAATTTACTAAAAGAGAAGATAAAATCTGAATATCTACTAGCAAGTATTTATAGTATTGAAGGCATAATAAATTTAGTGCTAGGAAATATGAATATAGCGCTTAATTATTTGAATCAATCACTAGCAATGGCAAATTGTATTTTAAATGATTTTGAAAATAATCAAATAGACATAAGTTATGATGAGATTGTATTATTGATAGTTAAAAATCAAATCCATTTATCCTTTTACTACATAGATATCTGGGAACTGGAAGCAGCCATAAATATTTTAGAACCGACCAAATCATGGATAGAAAATATAATCCAAAAAGGAGATAAAAATTTAAAGTTAAAAATAGAAAAATATCAAGTAACCGTGTGGCTACATTTAGCTTTGTTATACTCGTACTTTAATACAGAAGAAAAATACATTCTTCCTCAATCTTTGGTTAAAAAAGTATATTATTCGCTTTTTACAGGAATTTTTGCGGAAATAGTATATTATATTATACTTAATTTAGAAACTTTACTAATTAATGCAGGCTTGGAAACTGAAGTGAATTTTTGCAAATGGCGTAAAATATATGCTTTATTAAAGTTAGGTCTAATTTACAAAAATTTAGGAAACATTAAAAAATCTTTTAAAATATATAATGCAGCGATAGAATTTTCTCAAGCAGAAAGTTCCTATGGATGGATAGAATCTGCTCAAGAACTTAACTATAATTCTCACTATAATCCGCTTGTAGCTAAAGCTTTAACTGGTTTAGCAGAACTGTATCGAATCCAAGATAATTTTGAAGAAGCACTTTTCAAACATTCACAATCAATAGAAATATTCCATAAAATCAGTGGTAACAGATGTGATTTAGCAGAAGCTTACTTTCAACTAGGTTTAACATATCAGAAAATGGGTGACTTTAAAAATAGTCAGATCAATTTTGATGAAGCCATAATATTATTTACAGTAGCGGCAGCTCCCCAGCAAGTTGAGAAAGTTGAAAGAGAGAAAAAAACCCTCAAATCAGGGGGACTGTAG
- a CDS encoding sigma-70 family RNA polymerase sigma factor, with protein sequence MSSHNFYLFSNETFWILWQEHQNYLYRCCVKWMGSFADAEDALSQAMFKAHEKIRNFSLISRSPTSHA encoded by the coding sequence ATGTCCTCTCACAATTTCTATTTATTCTCCAATGAAACCTTTTGGATACTTTGGCAGGAGCATCAAAACTACTTATATCGTTGCTGTGTCAAATGGATGGGTAGCTTTGCTGATGCAGAAGATGCTCTCAGTCAAGCGATGTTCAAAGCCCATGAGAAAATCCGTAATTTTAGCTTAATCAGCAGAAGCCCCACGTCTCACGCTTAG
- the tnpA gene encoding IS200/IS605 family transposase, translated as MKNDFTSKGRSVSDLKVHLVLTTKYRRKAFTGEMLVRLHVILEELLIKWDCKLVEFNGEEDHIHCLFQYHPDIELSKLVNNLKSVSSRKLRQEFSEHLAKIYWKDVFWNGSYFVASCGGVTISTLRKYIENQNQPEE; from the coding sequence ATGAAAAATGATTTTACGTCCAAAGGTAGATCGGTAAGTGATTTAAAAGTGCATTTAGTTTTAACAACCAAATATAGACGGAAAGCCTTTACAGGTGAGATGCTGGTACGGCTTCACGTTATTTTAGAAGAACTTTTAATTAAATGGGATTGCAAACTTGTAGAATTTAACGGTGAAGAGGATCATATCCATTGCTTATTCCAATATCATCCTGATATAGAATTGAGTAAATTAGTTAATAATTTGAAGTCAGTTTCTTCTAGAAAGTTACGTCAAGAATTTTCAGAACATCTAGCAAAGATTTACTGGAAAGATGTTTTTTGGAACGGGTCGTATTTTGTAGCTAGTTGTGGAGGCGTTACTATATCAACATTACGCAAATATATTGAAAATCAAAATCAACCCGAAGAATAA
- a CDS encoding transposase, whose product MRISYQYKIKPTKEQAEKIDTTLEKLRFQYNYLLARRFDWYEQNRSPIDRCSLICCHLPELKDKPSYYSQKASLTQLKKDRPWYKDIYSQVLQEVPKKVELAFDRWLKGDVNGKKSGKPRFKGKGQYKTFTYPQFKRHHFVNNIITLSKIGDIKVIVHRQIPDGFDIKTVSVTKKADGYYITLSLDDKTVPTIKPDFDANNIVGIDVGLIDFYVASDNTRVAAPKFLRKAERKLKAAQRRVSRRKKGSNRRKKAIKKLGIQHKKVSDTRKDFHFKTANTLLKKYDVIAVEKLNITGLARTRLAKSINDAGWGQFIAILSNKAENAGLKVIAVNPNGTSQECSSCGHKVKKPLSQRMHNCPVCHTSLCRDLNAAIIIKNRGTHGLKAQSMSS is encoded by the coding sequence GTGAGGATTTCGTACCAATATAAAATTAAACCAACAAAAGAACAAGCCGAAAAAATTGATACCACACTAGAAAAGTTGCGGTTTCAATACAATTATTTGCTTGCTCGAAGGTTTGATTGGTACGAACAAAACCGTTCTCCAATTGATAGATGTTCTTTGATTTGTTGCCACTTGCCAGAATTGAAGGATAAGCCGAGTTACTATAGCCAAAAAGCATCATTAACCCAACTTAAAAAAGACCGTCCTTGGTATAAAGACATCTATTCCCAAGTATTACAGGAAGTGCCTAAGAAAGTTGAGTTAGCTTTTGACCGTTGGTTAAAAGGTGATGTTAATGGTAAAAAATCTGGTAAACCTAGATTTAAAGGCAAAGGTCAATACAAAACTTTTACTTATCCTCAATTTAAACGGCATCACTTTGTTAACAATATAATCACGCTATCAAAAATAGGTGATATAAAAGTTATTGTTCATCGTCAAATACCAGATGGTTTTGATATTAAAACTGTTTCTGTCACAAAAAAAGCCGATGGTTATTATATCACTTTAAGCCTTGACGACAAAACAGTTCCAACTATTAAACCTGATTTTGACGCTAATAATATTGTTGGAATTGATGTAGGGTTAATAGATTTTTATGTTGCTTCTGATAATACCAGAGTTGCAGCACCTAAATTTCTAAGGAAAGCGGAACGTAAATTAAAAGCTGCACAACGTCGTGTTTCTCGCAGGAAAAAAGGATCTAATCGTCGTAAAAAAGCTATTAAAAAACTGGGTATTCAACATAAAAAAGTTTCTGATACCCGCAAAGATTTTCACTTTAAAACTGCAAATACTCTACTCAAAAAATATGATGTTATTGCTGTTGAAAAGCTGAATATAACAGGACTCGCTAGAACAAGATTGGCAAAAAGTATCAATGACGCTGGATGGGGACAGTTTATCGCTATACTTTCAAATAAAGCCGAAAATGCTGGTTTGAAAGTGATAGCTGTAAATCCAAATGGCACGAGCCAAGAATGTTCTAGTTGTGGCCACAAGGTCAAAAAGCCGCTATCCCAAAGAATGCACAATTGTCCTGTATGTCATACAAGTTTGTGCAGGGATCTAAATGCCGCTATAATTATCAAGAACCGTGGGACACACGGTCTTAAAGCTCAGTCAATGTCTTCATAG
- a CDS encoding RNA polymerase sigma factor codes for MEYVTGNIKSFKAWLTQLTHNVCMDIHRKDDQRAKQVESWEFQEELVSHEETPILLTTQEELENFFEVVIDELPSRLRETFILHFKEQLSYQEIGEKLNISYDNVRKRISQARAILKQRYHQDFLGEENRYSTDLQSFRYQVASQSRTRKKSENMIKRKVDIDDTSVLSDQLEIVPIVEQEKSEPAVTVSPTVVADVQSNLNREVEEIEKTSDVNEEYLLRKVGDFWQCGNLQKIVQLNHKLNWGKSLVNSTRWALFSRLQETGLPVFTGSGGPTKFNRTRLKFPKTHWLDAACVGQIGELEILTNKPLLIKATGHGTRQMCRTDKFGFPSRYVPRIKFVKGFQTGDIVKAIVTTGKKIGKYIGRVAVRATGSFNISASKLVQGIS; via the coding sequence GTGGAGTATGTCACCGGTAATATTAAAAGCTTTAAGGCATGGTTAACCCAACTAACCCATAATGTCTGTATGGATATACACAGAAAAGATGATCAGCGAGCAAAACAAGTTGAGAGTTGGGAATTTCAGGAGGAATTAGTTAGTCACGAAGAAACACCGATTCTTTTGACTACCCAAGAAGAACTAGAAAATTTTTTTGAGGTTGTGATAGATGAGTTACCTTCTCGACTGCGAGAAACGTTTATTCTGCACTTTAAAGAACAACTTTCGTACCAAGAAATTGGGGAAAAACTAAATATTTCCTATGATAATGTCCGCAAGCGCATTTCCCAAGCACGGGCAATTTTAAAACAGCGATATCATCAAGATTTTCTGGGAGAAGAGAATAGATACTCCACAGATTTACAATCGTTTAGATATCAGGTTGCTTCCCAGTCTAGAACTAGGAAGAAATCTGAGAATATGATCAAAAGAAAAGTTGATATTGATGATACTTCTGTTTTATCTGATCAGTTAGAAATAGTGCCAATAGTGGAGCAGGAAAAATCAGAACCAGCGGTTACTGTTTCTCCAACTGTTGTCGCGGATGTTCAATCTAATTTGAATAGAGAGGTTGAAGAGATTGAGAAAACATCTGATGTCAATGAAGAATATCTACTTAGAAAAGTTGGAGATTTTTGGCAGTGTGGTAATCTTCAGAAAATTGTGCAGTTAAATCATAAACTTAACTGGGGGAAAAGTCTTGTGAACTCTACCCGTTGGGCATTGTTTAGCCGACTTCAAGAAACTGGTTTACCCGTTTTCACTGGTTCTGGTGGTCCAACTAAGTTCAACCGAACTAGATTAAAGTTTCCTAAAACTCATTGGCTAGATGCTGCTTGTGTTGGACAAATTGGAGAATTGGAAATTTTAACGAACAAGCCTTTGCTAATCAAAGCAACAGGGCATGGAACTCGTCAAATGTGTCGGACTGACAAGTTTGGTTTTCCATCTCGATATGTGCCGAGAATTAAATTTGTTAAAGGTTTTCAGACCGGTGATATTGTGAAAGCAATTGTTACTACTGGGAAGAAAATCGGTAAATATATTGGTCGTGTTGCAGTTAGAGCAACAGGTTCTTTCAATATTTCTGCATCAAAATTAGTTCAGGGTATTAGTTAG
- a CDS encoding reverse transcriptase N-terminal domain-containing protein, whose product MIGHRDNSSESWKTLPWKKFRRNLFRLQKRVYKAVQVGDKRKAKSLQKLILKSTAARLLAIRQVSQLNAGKKTAGIDGKKSLTFKERFELNELLKASVSNWKHQRLREIPIPKKDGTTRILKIPTIADRAYQCLIKYALEPAHEATFHAYSYGFRTGRSAHDAQKILFNNLRSACNGKDKRVIELDIEKCFDRINHTAIMDRLIAPKSIRQGIFRCLKAGVNPEFPEQGTPQGGVVSPLLANIALNGIESIHRYHVISKNRITDKTSREQIIEPTIRYADDMVIILRPQDDATEILDKISQFLAERGMKVSEKKTKLTAATDGFDFLGWNFKVQKNGKFRCVPSVDNFKAFRKKVKHIVNNSNYGATTKAEKLAPVVRGWRNYHRFCKMDGSRFSLWHINHRAFKVFNKETKQNRLTSQVLIKKAFPAVPYSENKHINVKGEKSPYDGDLSYWSERNSKLYNNDTSKALKRQSHKCGHCGLKLLNDEKVHLHHIDGNHKNGKPKNLLAIHESCHDYTHMSKRKS is encoded by the coding sequence ATGATTGGACACAGAGACAACTCTAGTGAATCTTGGAAGACGTTACCGTGGAAGAAATTCCGCCGTAACTTATTCCGCCTACAAAAACGAGTGTATAAAGCGGTTCAAGTTGGAGACAAGCGTAAAGCAAAGTCCCTACAAAAGCTGATTCTGAAATCAACCGCAGCAAGATTACTGGCTATCCGTCAAGTATCACAGCTAAACGCTGGGAAAAAGACCGCAGGAATTGATGGCAAAAAGTCCCTTACCTTTAAGGAACGCTTCGAGCTTAATGAACTGCTAAAAGCATCCGTTAGCAACTGGAAACACCAGCGGCTAAGAGAAATACCTATCCCCAAAAAGGACGGTACTACCAGGATACTGAAAATCCCTACTATTGCGGACAGGGCATATCAGTGCCTTATCAAGTACGCATTAGAACCAGCACACGAGGCAACGTTCCACGCATACAGCTACGGGTTTAGGACAGGACGCTCGGCACATGATGCACAGAAAATCCTGTTTAACAATCTACGTTCAGCTTGCAATGGAAAAGATAAACGAGTTATAGAACTCGATATCGAGAAATGCTTCGATAGGATAAACCACACTGCCATAATGGATAGACTCATCGCTCCTAAGAGCATAAGACAAGGAATTTTCCGATGTCTCAAAGCCGGAGTCAACCCAGAATTTCCTGAACAAGGAACACCCCAAGGGGGCGTGGTAAGTCCACTTTTAGCCAACATCGCCTTAAATGGGATTGAAAGTATTCATAGATATCATGTGATATCTAAGAACAGAATTACAGACAAAACCTCAAGGGAACAGATTATAGAGCCAACAATCCGTTATGCGGATGACATGGTAATAATACTCAGACCCCAAGACGATGCCACAGAAATACTTGACAAAATCAGTCAGTTCCTAGCAGAGCGGGGAATGAAAGTCAGCGAGAAAAAGACAAAGCTAACCGCCGCGACAGATGGGTTTGATTTCCTCGGCTGGAACTTTAAAGTCCAGAAAAACGGAAAGTTTAGATGTGTCCCTTCAGTGGATAACTTTAAGGCTTTTCGCAAGAAAGTAAAACACATCGTCAACAACTCGAATTATGGTGCTACCACAAAGGCGGAGAAATTAGCCCCTGTAGTTAGAGGTTGGAGGAACTACCACCGCTTCTGCAAGATGGACGGGTCAAGGTTCTCCCTATGGCACATCAATCACAGAGCATTTAAGGTATTCAACAAGGAAACTAAACAGAACCGCCTTACTAGCCAGGTGCTAATAAAGAAGGCATTCCCAGCAGTCCCTTACTCCGAAAACAAACATATCAATGTCAAAGGTGAGAAATCACCCTACGACGGAGATTTGAGTTATTGGAGCGAGCGTAACAGCAAGCTCTATAACAACGATACCTCTAAAGCCCTTAAACGGCAAAGCCATAAATGTGGTCATTGTGGACTGAAATTGCTCAATGATGAGAAGGTACATTTACATCATATAGATGGAAACCATAAGAATGGTAAACCTAAAAACCTTCTAGCAATTCACGAAAGCTGCCACGATTATACTCACATGAGCAAACGCAAAAGCTAA
- a CDS encoding carboxypeptidase regulatory-like domain-containing protein: protein MFLKINNYLKILCFFNLVSCSFIGKNNLILAAELPNQISLNEENSQKQILIKTLLENISQPKYFGDEKLPIFLTQTTSTPPKDDHATTFIIGLNAGKRNIRDGVSVRGEVKDKDAINFDNWLIPYDDVLQTLKFTSKSISDHEVELRSPFKVIHFDTNKLHNDPELGLVLSTKEIKDIFGIESKFDWREYAIVFDVPEIKSDNSNNIEKKPVIITGLPKISPPNITLSMVEQRANLTGTTTSDLKNQGTLSAVGTILDSSWFLRLNQSDITDSKTWQLSDLQILKQRDSSDYYLGSQPTFWTSSSGGDFWGFTTIKRYGFSPFPTYGSGSANIGQRLQPEQISGTVTGRAPPGTLARLVKGLYNPNLIAEQLVDSSGTYRFDNVPVGRQIGTNYQVLLYADGVLTAKPRVEDARFNLLPEQLSIGTSALIVSGGWKRHLNNNDFLGDFTQFSGGIKQRWGLTKDLTVGLGGIYDSSFQGLTELFYQPQKSPFRANISGLMGDKIKINTNLSWEQSPLKVTVSSVIADDIKLNTNVIWDGNPNFYATLSNDLKSTRYTFDFQISKHLKFNSNGDLSKDKNFGVGYSSSSRNSSTSALVNINTNAQLNWSLNQTLGKLSFNHSGNQSSTSSQLSYVFNPSQSLIFQYETLNSSQNANLLSTYWRYTSPMQTKYGENLWQGELGYRMGSLGTGLYGTLGTTILPGILLQARYEGVSLNSDQSSLSIQLVSSLGFQGGITPGDRQIERFRTQGGLLIKPFLDRNSNGKRDHNEEIYHDNSDFLMINNEPVTSLQLDIHKDNLIVRLPPGTYRVDLDPAGFPPDFQPAISTFAVQVVEGSYTPILIPLQPAYTLAGTLTDSKGTPIAGAKVEAIDNSSKSSVISITNNAGVFYLEQLRQGTYQLKVNGKSAEPNTITIKADANTLQELNLKLP from the coding sequence GTGTTTTTAAAGATTAATAATTATCTAAAAATACTTTGCTTTTTTAATTTAGTTAGTTGTAGTTTTATTGGTAAAAATAATTTAATTTTAGCAGCAGAATTACCTAATCAAATTTCTTTGAATGAAGAAAATAGTCAAAAGCAAATACTCATAAAAACTCTCCTGGAAAATATTTCCCAACCAAAATATTTTGGAGATGAAAAATTACCAATATTTTTAACTCAAACAACTTCAACACCGCCAAAAGATGATCATGCAACAACATTTATTATTGGCTTAAATGCCGGCAAACGCAATATTAGAGATGGGGTTTCGGTGCGGGGTGAAGTTAAGGACAAAGACGCGATTAATTTTGACAATTGGTTAATTCCTTATGATGATGTTCTGCAAACATTAAAGTTTACTTCTAAAAGTATATCAGATCATGAGGTTGAGTTGCGATCGCCTTTTAAAGTTATTCATTTTGATACTAATAAACTGCATAATGATCCAGAATTAGGATTAGTCCTTTCTACCAAAGAAATTAAAGATATTTTCGGCATTGAATCTAAATTTGATTGGCGGGAATATGCTATTGTTTTTGATGTTCCTGAAATCAAGTCTGACAACAGTAATAATATTGAAAAAAAGCCTGTTATCATCACAGGATTACCGAAAATTTCTCCTCCCAATATCACATTGAGTATGGTGGAACAAAGGGCTAATTTAACTGGTACAACCACTTCAGATTTAAAGAACCAGGGTACATTATCAGCGGTGGGAACAATCCTTGATAGTAGTTGGTTTCTGCGGCTAAATCAAAGTGATATTACAGATAGTAAAACTTGGCAATTATCAGATCTACAAATTCTTAAACAAAGAGATTCTAGTGATTATTATTTAGGTTCACAACCAACTTTTTGGACAAGTTCAAGTGGGGGAGATTTTTGGGGATTTACTACTATTAAACGTTACGGTTTTTCTCCCTTTCCTACCTATGGTAGTGGTAGTGCCAATATTGGTCAAAGATTACAACCAGAGCAGATTTCTGGAACTGTAACAGGTCGCGCTCCTCCAGGAACTTTAGCACGTCTTGTTAAAGGTTTATATAATCCTAATCTGATAGCTGAACAGTTAGTTGATAGTTCAGGAACTTACCGTTTTGATAATGTTCCTGTGGGTAGACAAATAGGCACAAATTATCAAGTTTTATTATATGCCGATGGAGTTTTAACTGCTAAACCACGAGTTGAAGATGCCCGGTTTAATTTATTACCTGAACAACTGTCTATAGGAACATCAGCTTTAATAGTTTCTGGGGGGTGGAAACGACATTTAAATAATAATGATTTTCTGGGAGACTTTACCCAATTTAGTGGAGGAATCAAGCAAAGATGGGGATTAACAAAGGATTTAACTGTAGGTTTAGGGGGTATATATGACTCATCTTTTCAAGGTTTAACAGAGCTTTTTTATCAGCCGCAAAAGTCTCCTTTTAGAGCAAATATTTCTGGTTTAATGGGAGATAAGATCAAGATTAATACTAATCTTAGTTGGGAACAATCTCCTTTAAAAGTTACTGTTTCTAGTGTAATAGCAGATGATATCAAGCTAAATACCAATGTAATTTGGGATGGTAATCCTAATTTTTATGCAACATTAAGTAATGATTTAAAATCTACTCGCTATACTTTCGATTTCCAAATCTCAAAGCACCTCAAATTTAATAGTAATGGGGATTTAAGCAAAGATAAAAATTTTGGTGTAGGCTATTCTTCTAGTAGTCGTAATTCTTCTACTTCTGCCCTGGTGAATATTAATACAAATGCTCAATTAAATTGGAGTTTAAATCAAACTTTAGGCAAGTTATCCTTTAATCATAGTGGTAATCAGTCCAGCACTTCTTCCCAACTATCTTATGTATTTAATCCTTCCCAGTCCTTAATTTTTCAATATGAAACTCTCAATTCTTCTCAAAATGCTAATTTACTAAGTACATATTGGCGTTATACTTCTCCCATGCAAACTAAATACGGTGAAAATCTTTGGCAAGGTGAATTAGGTTATAGAATGGGTTCTTTGGGAACAGGACTTTATGGAACGCTGGGAACAACTATTTTACCAGGTATTTTGTTACAGGCACGTTATGAAGGAGTTTCTCTAAATTCTGATCAAAGTAGTTTGAGTATTCAACTGGTTTCTAGTTTGGGTTTTCAAGGGGGGATAACTCCGGGTGATAGACAAATCGAACGTTTTCGCACTCAAGGAGGTTTATTAATTAAACCTTTCTTAGATCGTAATAGCAATGGAAAACGAGATCATAATGAAGAAATATATCATGATAATTCTGATTTTCTCATGATCAATAATGAGCCTGTAACATCTTTGCAACTTGATATTCACAAAGATAATTTAATTGTCCGTCTTCCCCCCGGAACTTATCGTGTAGACTTAGATCCTGCTGGTTTTCCTCCTGACTTTCAACCTGCAATTAGTACCTTTGCTGTGCAAGTGGTTGAGGGAAGTTATACACCTATTCTTATTCCCTTGCAACCTGCCTACACTCTAGCTGGAACTTTGACAGACTCCAAAGGAACCCCTATTGCTGGTGCTAAAGTTGAAGCTATTGATAATAGTTCCAAATCATCAGTTATATCTATTACGAATAATGCAGGTGTTTTCTATTTAGAACAGTTGCGACAAGGAACTTATCAGTTAAAAGTCAATGGTAAATCTGCCGAACCTAATACAATTACAATTAAAGCAGATGCTAATACTTTACAAGAGTTAAATTTAAAATTACCTTAG